From the genome of BD1-7 clade bacterium:
TATATCCTTTCTGCCGGGTTAACTAATTCGACCGACCGTGATGTGATGAAAGAAAGCATCGAAGAGGCCGCAGGCCACGTCATTCATGATCTCGAACGCTACCTGAATCCATTGGGCACCATTGCAGCGGTTACACCGCTTCTAGGTCTGTTGGGTACCACCATCGGTATGATCAAAGTCTTCTCCGACATCATGATCAAAGGCACCGGTGACGCGCAAGTGCTAGCTGGCGGTATCTCCGAAGCGCTGATTACCACAGCATCAGGTTTGGCCGTTGCGATTCCTGCGTTGATTTTGCATCGTTACTTTCAGCGCCGTATTGATAGCATTGTTATTCAGCTTGAGCAGCAAAGCCTGAAGTTGGTTGATGCCCTGCATTCCAACCGTCAGGTTGATATCAAAGAACACTGATAAAGGTTTGTTATGCAATTCAAGCGACAAAACCGCGATAATAGTGACGTCAATCTAACCCCCTTGATTGATGTCGTATTTCTTCTGCTGATCTTCTTCATGGTATCGACCACCTTCACGGATAAAACCGAGTTGGCAGTGGATTTGCCCGAAGCCACAGG
Proteins encoded in this window:
- the exbB_5 gene encoding Biopolymer transport protein ExbB, which translates into the protein MLALRCRYYGALSVFQNNKGVTVYEFIVAGGWLMVPIILCSIAVIAISVERFWSLSPTKIAPSNLIAQVWMWLKEDEFDADRMREVKNSSPLGYILSAGLTNSTDRDVMKESIEEAAGHVIHDLERYLNPLGTIAAVTPLLGLLGTTIGMIKVFSDIMIKGTGDAQVLAGGISEALITTASGLAVAIPALILHRYFQRRIDSIVIQLEQQSLKLVDALHSNRQVDIKEH